The Fulvivirga ligni genome window below encodes:
- a CDS encoding YtxH domain-containing protein, producing MDNGNTKFLAGLAAGLGIGTVLGILLAPEKGSETYKKIESTVKDVANDLVDFGVEKAKSLTKETEKAAK from the coding sequence ATGGACAACGGAAACACAAAATTCTTAGCTGGCCTAGCTGCCGGTTTAGGAATAGGAACAGTATTAGGTATTTTATTAGCGCCTGAAAAAGGCAGCGAAACCTATAAAAAAATTGAAAGTACAGTAAAAGATGTAGCAAATGACCTCGTCGATTTCGGAGTTGAAAAGGCCAAGTCTCTTACTAAAGAAACAGAAAAAGCTGCCAAATAA
- a CDS encoding metallophosphoesterase, producing MRRFVIGDIHGAYKALSQCLDRADFDYEEDRLICLGDVCDGWPETNLAIEELMKVKNLTMVKGNHDFWAEEWARTDKADELWLNQGGAATVNSYSNEMPKSHYNFLKKAFLYYLEDNTLFVHAGIETGIPLEAQGSNIFMWDRSLFKTAYESYLKNDNTQLSVYDEIYIGHTPIHNYQHLKPLKACEVWFMDTGAGWDGVLSLMNIDTKEVYSSDKVDTLYPKGSGRIKY from the coding sequence ATGAGACGTTTTGTTATTGGAGATATACACGGGGCCTATAAAGCCCTTTCGCAGTGCCTGGATAGAGCTGATTTTGACTATGAAGAAGATAGGCTGATCTGCCTGGGTGATGTGTGCGATGGCTGGCCAGAAACCAATCTGGCCATAGAGGAGCTGATGAAAGTTAAAAATTTAACCATGGTGAAGGGCAATCATGATTTTTGGGCTGAAGAATGGGCCCGAACAGATAAAGCCGATGAATTATGGCTCAATCAGGGAGGAGCCGCCACGGTAAATAGCTATTCTAACGAAATGCCAAAGAGCCATTATAATTTCTTAAAAAAGGCCTTTTTATATTATTTAGAAGATAATACTCTCTTTGTGCATGCTGGTATAGAAACGGGCATTCCTCTGGAGGCTCAAGGTTCTAATATATTCATGTGGGACCGCTCCTTATTTAAAACCGCCTACGAATCATACTTGAAAAATGACAACACCCAACTATCTGTGTATGATGAAATATATATAGGCCACACTCCTATTCATAATTATCAACACCTTAAACCTTTAAAAGCATGCGAAGTATGGTTTATGGATACTGGCGCCGGCTGGGACGGGGTGTTATCCCTAATGAATATAGATACCAAGGAAGTTTATAGCAGCGACAAGGTAGACACGCTTTACCCTAAAGGATCTGGCAGAATTAAATATTAA
- a CDS encoding response regulator transcription factor, producing MKKVLLVDDEPNIIMSLEFLMKKNGYAVFIARDGREAIGLLDRHQPDVIILDIMMPEVDGYEVCSYIQNNSELNTKIILLTAKGTEKDINKGYDAGADHYITKPFSTKHVVKTVQNLTA from the coding sequence ATGAAGAAAGTATTGTTAGTAGATGATGAGCCAAATATCATTATGTCATTGGAGTTCCTGATGAAAAAGAATGGGTATGCTGTTTTTATTGCCAGAGACGGACGGGAAGCTATAGGTCTTTTGGATCGGCATCAGCCAGATGTTATTATTCTGGATATTATGATGCCGGAGGTAGATGGATATGAGGTCTGTAGTTATATTCAGAATAATAGTGAGCTGAATACTAAGATTATTTTACTCACTGCCAAGGGTACAGAGAAGGATATAAATAAGGGCTACGATGCTGGAGCCGATCATTATATAACCAAGCCTTTTAGTACTAAGCATGTAGTAAAAACTGTTCAGAATTTAACGGCCTGA
- a CDS encoding 3'-5' exonuclease: protein MHFFSKLFLSSKSRDLPDYVKRYYASFDSLDKKSALDKLKFVVIDTETTSLDVKRARLLSFGGVCFQNGSIQVNTGCHIFVDDSSENMPENVEIHGITKRQSASGIAADLVVKSILQYLEEAVLVAHHADFDVRMINAFFKKHNENIQIKNPIVDTMHLAMRLEEPRMDASVVLRRKYTLDALIERYKIMPLERHSALGDAFTTACLLQKLLPRLSQRGVKRLADIL, encoded by the coding sequence ATGCACTTCTTCTCTAAACTTTTTCTCTCATCTAAGTCACGTGATCTCCCGGATTATGTCAAAAGGTACTATGCGTCATTTGATAGCCTGGATAAAAAATCAGCTCTTGATAAGCTCAAATTTGTAGTAATTGATACCGAGACTACCTCATTAGATGTGAAAAGGGCTCGTCTTTTGTCCTTTGGTGGGGTTTGTTTTCAGAATGGATCTATTCAAGTGAATACGGGCTGCCATATATTCGTAGATGACAGTTCTGAAAATATGCCTGAGAACGTGGAGATTCACGGAATTACCAAGAGACAGAGCGCTTCAGGAATTGCGGCAGACCTCGTTGTAAAAAGTATACTTCAATATTTAGAGGAGGCGGTTCTTGTGGCCCATCATGCTGACTTTGATGTTCGTATGATAAATGCTTTTTTCAAAAAACATAATGAGAACATTCAGATAAAAAATCCAATCGTTGACACCATGCATCTAGCTATGAGGCTTGAAGAACCACGCATGGATGCCTCCGTCGTGTTGCGCCGCAAGTATACATTAGATGCTTTAATAGAAAGATATAAGATAATGCCGCTGGAAAGACATTCAGCATTGGGCGATGCTTTTACCACAGCATGCTTGCTGCAAAAATTACTACCAAGGTTAAGTCAGCGAGGAGTTAAACGACTGGCAGATATTCTATAA
- a CDS encoding AAA family ATPase, giving the protein MEESVTTVDKKREHQDKIKQVFSEVGKVVVGQEAMINRLLIGLFTQSHILLEGVPGIAKTLTVSTLAKVLHLDFQRIQFTPDLLPADLIGTMIYNQKQSNFEVKQGPIFANMILADEINRSPAKVQSALLEAMQEKQVTIGETTFQLDRPFLVLATQNPVDQEGTYPLPEAQVDRFMMKVHVDYPTKEQELEVMRRISNMTFDYTVNTVLSKEDIFAIRNEINQTSISESLEKYIVELVYATRDPRAYGLNNEADYIQFGVSPRATINLNLAAKAIAYFEGRDYVLPEDIKEVAPDVLNHRIILNYEAEADNISTHKIIERILNKIPINN; this is encoded by the coding sequence ATGGAAGAATCAGTAACCACAGTAGATAAGAAGAGAGAGCATCAAGATAAAATAAAACAAGTATTTTCTGAAGTAGGAAAAGTGGTAGTGGGCCAGGAGGCCATGATCAATAGACTTTTAATAGGTTTATTTACGCAGAGCCATATTTTGCTGGAAGGAGTCCCTGGTATAGCCAAGACCCTTACTGTAAGCACGCTAGCCAAAGTATTACATTTAGATTTTCAGAGAATACAATTTACCCCAGATCTATTACCAGCAGATTTAATTGGTACTATGATCTATAATCAGAAGCAATCCAATTTTGAAGTAAAGCAAGGTCCTATATTTGCCAACATGATCCTGGCTGATGAGATTAACCGATCCCCAGCTAAGGTGCAGTCAGCCTTACTAGAAGCAATGCAGGAGAAGCAGGTGACCATTGGTGAAACCACCTTCCAGTTAGACAGGCCTTTCTTGGTACTAGCTACCCAGAACCCAGTAGATCAGGAAGGAACCTATCCTTTACCAGAAGCCCAGGTAGATAGATTTATGATGAAAGTACATGTAGACTATCCTACGAAAGAGCAAGAGCTTGAAGTAATGCGTAGAATTTCTAACATGACTTTCGATTACACTGTAAATACAGTCTTAAGCAAAGAAGATATTTTTGCTATTAGAAATGAGATAAACCAGACCTCTATTTCAGAATCTTTAGAGAAGTACATTGTAGAGCTCGTATATGCTACCAGAGACCCTAGAGCATATGGCTTAAATAATGAGGCTGACTACATTCAGTTTGGAGTATCGCCAAGGGCTACAATTAATTTAAACCTGGCAGCCAAGGCTATAGCTTACTTTGAAGGTAGAGATTATGTACTGCCAGAAGATATCAAAGAAGTAGCGCCGGATGTGCTTAACCACAGAATAATTCTTAATTATGAGGCTGAAGCAGACAATATCAGCACACATAAAATTATAGAGAGAATATTGAATAAAATACCAATTAACAATTAG
- a CDS encoding phage holin family protein — MSFLSRIARKPIDLVENKVSKLKSQVKEEIEEAVSKMALVAVMMIMLCFAVLFASIALSLYLNEVLESSLMGYLVVSLVYVGIFLILFLARNKNIIFQKMKEFASYLFGGQNFN, encoded by the coding sequence ATGTCATTTCTGAGCCGCATAGCCCGTAAGCCCATAGATTTAGTAGAAAATAAAGTATCTAAGTTAAAGTCACAAGTAAAAGAGGAAATCGAAGAGGCAGTCTCTAAGATGGCCTTGGTGGCTGTGATGATGATCATGCTGTGCTTTGCAGTACTTTTCGCAAGTATTGCATTATCACTTTATCTGAATGAGGTGTTAGAGTCCTCACTTATGGGCTATTTAGTGGTTTCTCTGGTATATGTAGGAATCTTTTTAATCTTGTTTTTAGCCAGAAATAAGAATATTATCTTCCAAAAAATGAAGGAGTTTGCCTCCTATTTATTTGGTGGACAAAACTTCAATTAA
- a CDS encoding DUF294 nucleotidyltransferase-like domain-containing protein encodes MEKNLIATRIADFLFKYPPFSYLGKEEILGLAKEAEVKYFQPDEYVFKQDQKSGDYLFVVKEGVVHLERQEADTISLVDVCDEGDLFGVRAMISGNPYVFQARCEDECLIYALPITNFRSLMELNSQVAMFFASGLAGGQSHLFSGASKNRVQESGSLLNWNSPLRQCSQLIWCKSTVIIREVAKMMTEKRIGSMVICEPDGSLTGIVTDTDFKTKIATGILSIDDPVAKIMSTQVVAMPLGLPLSDYLLKMLRHKIKHICIVDGNKPVGVLSQRDLLASQQNHPVALVYALEQSKTIEELAKLRNQADGLVRFYLEQNVSMEVTSSLVTHMNDVLMQRIIKLKLDKYQEENGAAPVSFCWVSMGSEGRGEQLLRTDQDNALIYADSETEDTQQYFLGLATQVNFALEQVGFKKCPADMMAGNSQWCQPLSQWEHYFSGWIRKPQEKALMLSTIFFDYRFIYGDENLLDELNRFIQDEISSEKIFLNFLAKNALKNPAPLGFFKNLMIERSGEHKNDFDIKARAMMPLVDMARVLSLDAGIMDVKNTIGRYQVLAEKDPSRRELYEEAADAYEYLMRFRAISGFEHNNSGRYVPIDSLGKLDRQILRNTFEPIDKLQKMLSLKYQLSYFQ; translated from the coding sequence ATGGAAAAGAACCTCATAGCTACTCGAATTGCTGATTTTTTATTCAAATATCCACCTTTCTCATATTTAGGTAAAGAAGAAATTCTTGGTTTGGCCAAAGAAGCGGAGGTGAAATATTTTCAGCCTGACGAATATGTTTTTAAGCAAGACCAAAAAAGTGGAGATTATCTATTTGTGGTGAAGGAGGGCGTAGTGCATCTAGAGAGGCAAGAGGCGGATACAATTTCTTTGGTAGATGTTTGTGATGAAGGAGATCTTTTTGGTGTTAGAGCTATGATTAGTGGAAACCCATATGTGTTTCAAGCTCGCTGTGAAGACGAGTGTCTGATTTATGCCTTACCAATTACAAATTTCAGGTCTTTGATGGAGTTAAATTCTCAAGTGGCTATGTTTTTTGCTTCTGGATTGGCAGGAGGACAGTCCCATTTATTTTCAGGGGCTAGCAAAAATAGGGTTCAAGAGTCTGGATCATTGCTGAATTGGAATAGTCCGTTGAGGCAGTGTAGCCAATTGATATGGTGCAAGTCGACGGTAATTATCCGAGAGGTGGCAAAAATGATGACTGAAAAGAGGATTGGTTCTATGGTAATTTGTGAGCCTGATGGTTCACTTACAGGCATAGTAACGGATACCGATTTCAAAACTAAAATAGCCACTGGCATTTTGAGCATTGATGATCCCGTGGCGAAAATCATGTCTACACAGGTGGTGGCCATGCCTCTTGGTCTTCCGCTTTCAGACTATTTACTTAAAATGCTTCGTCATAAAATTAAGCATATCTGTATAGTGGATGGTAATAAGCCTGTGGGTGTATTGAGTCAGCGGGACTTGCTAGCCTCACAGCAAAATCATCCAGTGGCATTGGTTTATGCCCTAGAACAATCGAAAACCATAGAAGAGCTGGCAAAATTGAGAAACCAGGCAGATGGATTGGTGCGTTTTTACCTCGAGCAGAATGTGTCCATGGAAGTAACATCATCTTTGGTTACACATATGAACGATGTATTGATGCAACGGATCATTAAGCTCAAGCTCGATAAGTATCAAGAAGAAAATGGTGCCGCACCGGTGTCATTTTGTTGGGTTTCTATGGGTAGTGAGGGTCGTGGAGAGCAACTGCTCAGGACTGATCAGGATAATGCACTGATATATGCTGATTCGGAGACTGAGGACACTCAGCAATATTTCTTGGGTCTTGCTACTCAGGTCAATTTCGCCCTGGAGCAGGTGGGTTTTAAGAAATGTCCTGCAGATATGATGGCCGGTAATTCTCAATGGTGTCAGCCACTTTCTCAATGGGAGCATTATTTCAGCGGCTGGATAAGAAAGCCACAGGAAAAGGCGCTGATGCTGTCTACAATCTTTTTTGATTACAGATTTATTTATGGGGATGAGAACCTTTTGGATGAGCTCAATCGGTTTATACAAGATGAGATTAGTAGTGAGAAGATCTTTTTAAATTTTCTCGCTAAAAATGCGCTTAAAAACCCTGCGCCACTGGGTTTCTTTAAAAACTTAATGATAGAGCGATCAGGTGAGCACAAAAATGATTTTGATATTAAGGCCAGAGCTATGATGCCGCTGGTAGATATGGCGCGTGTTCTTAGTTTAGATGCAGGAATCATGGATGTAAAGAACACCATTGGCCGTTATCAGGTTTTGGCGGAAAAAGATCCCTCCAGAAGAGAGCTTTATGAGGAGGCTGCAGATGCTTATGAATATCTTATGAGATTTCGAGCCATTTCAGGATTTGAACATAACAATTCTGGTAGATATGTGCCTATTGATAGTTTGGGTAAGCTGGACAGGCAAATATTAAGAAATACATTTGAGCCCATAGATAAACTGCAGAAAATGTTGAGTTTAAAATATCAGCTGAGTTACTTTCAATAG
- a CDS encoding YkvA family protein: MATTKTTTNSKKGTKKPSNKKKTSEPQNKQTETTDNSKLTAVLESKAFALAMNIAEKISYSKSKIFRLLQHAFEKLKDESNRNNIQRDFKHKTAVLIRMVKAYYKREYTKIPTGALLRIIAGLVYFVWVLDVIPDFIPILGLADDIAVIVWVYNGISDEIDAFEHWESSNAIKIDNE, encoded by the coding sequence ATGGCGACAACTAAAACAACAACCAATAGTAAAAAAGGCACAAAGAAACCTTCAAATAAAAAGAAGACTTCTGAGCCCCAAAATAAACAAACGGAGACCACAGATAATTCCAAACTAACAGCAGTTTTGGAATCTAAGGCTTTTGCTCTTGCTATGAATATTGCTGAAAAGATATCATACAGTAAGAGTAAAATTTTTAGACTGTTACAGCATGCCTTCGAAAAACTAAAAGACGAAAGTAACAGAAATAATATTCAGCGTGATTTCAAGCATAAAACGGCTGTTCTCATTAGAATGGTTAAGGCTTATTACAAGCGCGAATACACCAAAATACCGACTGGTGCATTACTGAGAATTATTGCTGGTCTTGTATATTTTGTATGGGTACTGGATGTAATACCTGACTTTATTCCAATTCTAGGCTTAGCGGATGATATTGCCGTAATAGTTTGGGTTTACAATGGAATAAGCGATGAAATAGACGCCTTTGAGCACTGGGAGTCATCCAACGCAATTAAAATAGATAACGAATAA
- a CDS encoding exonuclease domain-containing protein encodes MYAIVDIETTGGFAGNGKITEVAVFIHDGEKVIDSYETLINPEQFIPAYISGLTGIDQQMVDSAPVFGEVAEKLQELLADKIFVAHNVHFDYSFLKKEFEDVGLSFSPKRLCTVRLSRKVFPGLRSYGLGNLCAQLDINIENRHRAGGDAHATVILFDKMVKSSPEIIADALKRNSKETTLPPNLPKEEFQNLPELPGVYYFHDQHGNVIYVGKAINIKKRITGHFSGTSKNNRNQFIRNEIHHISYELTGNELVALLLESQEIKRLWPKYNRAQKVKSNPWAIYKYEDRDGYLRFNIGKSVKGLMPLMTFHAHNDAWYFVIDKVKEYELCPKLSGIQKSDGACYDVPIGKCKGACGGQESVEVYNAKVAEAIQSFYNVEKSFVILGSGRTEDEQAVVLVEKGAYHGFGFCSKDMQVTNLDDVKTFVKNYKTTVEIDHYIQSYANSSDAQIIEVAD; translated from the coding sequence GTGTACGCAATTGTAGATATAGAGACTACCGGAGGTTTTGCTGGTAATGGAAAGATTACAGAAGTAGCCGTTTTCATCCATGATGGGGAGAAGGTGATTGATTCTTATGAAACCCTTATCAACCCTGAGCAATTTATACCCGCATATATTTCTGGTCTTACGGGCATAGACCAGCAGATGGTAGACAGTGCTCCGGTTTTTGGGGAGGTGGCAGAGAAGCTACAGGAGTTGCTGGCTGATAAAATATTTGTAGCCCATAATGTACACTTTGATTATTCTTTCTTAAAAAAGGAATTCGAAGATGTAGGCCTTTCTTTCAGTCCGAAGCGATTGTGCACTGTACGTTTGAGTAGAAAAGTATTCCCTGGCTTAAGGTCCTATGGGTTAGGCAATCTATGCGCTCAGCTGGATATTAATATAGAAAATAGGCACAGAGCTGGTGGAGATGCACATGCTACCGTCATTTTGTTTGATAAAATGGTAAAGTCATCTCCAGAGATAATTGCAGATGCACTAAAAAGAAATTCTAAGGAAACTACCTTACCTCCTAATTTACCCAAGGAGGAATTTCAAAACCTACCTGAACTGCCAGGAGTCTATTATTTTCATGACCAGCATGGCAATGTTATTTATGTGGGTAAGGCCATTAATATTAAAAAAAGAATTACAGGACATTTCTCAGGCACTAGTAAAAACAATAGGAATCAGTTTATTAGAAATGAGATTCATCACATCAGCTATGAACTTACAGGGAACGAACTGGTGGCATTGTTGCTTGAATCTCAGGAGATTAAGAGGCTGTGGCCCAAATACAACAGAGCCCAGAAAGTGAAAAGCAACCCTTGGGCTATTTATAAATATGAAGACAGAGATGGCTATCTAAGGTTTAACATAGGTAAAAGTGTAAAAGGACTTATGCCATTAATGACTTTTCATGCCCACAATGATGCCTGGTATTTTGTGATAGATAAGGTGAAGGAATATGAACTATGCCCGAAACTTTCAGGTATTCAAAAGAGTGATGGTGCTTGCTATGATGTGCCCATAGGCAAATGTAAAGGAGCTTGCGGTGGGCAAGAATCTGTTGAAGTCTATAATGCGAAGGTGGCGGAAGCCATTCAGTCTTTTTATAATGTAGAAAAGTCCTTTGTGATATTAGGCTCAGGCAGAACTGAAGATGAACAGGCCGTGGTATTGGTGGAAAAAGGCGCCTACCATGGTTTTGGTTTCTGCAGTAAAGATATGCAGGTCACAAACCTGGATGATGTTAAAACTTTTGTGAAAAACTACAAAACCACGGTGGAGATTGACCATTATATTCAGAGCTATGCCAATAGTTCTGATGCACAGATTATAGAAGTGGCTGATTAA
- a CDS encoding ATP-binding protein — translation MMEIKWLVIILSFCYLIILFLIASWAEKNADKSWLNSPYIYSLSLAVYCTAWTYYGSVGRASHQGLDFLTTYLGPVMLAPLFWIVLRKIIRISKVHRITNMADFVASRYGKNATLGAIITVFCFLGVLPYISIQLKAISNSYLILSEGSSKTSGYFLDDTSFYITVVLAVFTILFGARNIDANQKNVGLITTIAFESVFKLLAFLALGLYVTFGLFDGFGNIFQQAADLEQFNALVTIDDSQYGSWMALNILSALALLFLPRQFHVAVKENRNENHLKKALWLFPLYLLLINLFVIPIALGGKMIFQDQNVNADTYVLAIPLAYDNNLLALIIFLGGFSAATSMIIVSTSALSIMVSNHIITPNLIKSRLVSQYFKGRLDLIVLRGRQMIIMVMLFLAYLYFKFVGDSFSLVSIGLISFVAVAQLAPAIIGGIYWKMANRKGALVGLLAGFMVWFYILVVPTMVSPGIITEDFVENGPFHWSWLSPHGFLGLDSMDYIVSGFFWSMFFNVSSFLVVSTLTHRSTQEINQAEIFVDIFKYSSSYESSILWKGRAFISDLKRLISQFLGGPRTERAFRKFMTQNNIEEKSVEADYRIVNYAEKLLSGAIGSTSARVLMASVVKEENVVDIKEVFDILREAQQYISYNKQLEIKSQQLEEAGQKLREANEKLKEMDHIKDEFISTVTHEMRTPITSIRAMSEILNDHQDISDDERSAFLNIIVEETKRMERLINQVLNLEKLDSGELKMPLDYLNLNEVVETSLSSVSQWAKEKNIAMTTSFDPNLSAIRGNNDGLTQVVLNLLSNAIKYCNQEQGQVNVITSMKGNEVELKVIDNGPGIPVEMRKLIFEAFYQAKSQENDKPEGSGLGLTICKKIIDKHNGKIWVDDNKQPGAVVVLRVPAI, via the coding sequence ATGATGGAAATTAAGTGGCTGGTTATTATCCTCTCATTTTGCTATCTCATCATTCTATTTCTGATAGCCTCCTGGGCGGAGAAGAATGCCGATAAATCCTGGCTAAACTCACCCTATATCTATTCACTTTCATTGGCAGTGTACTGCACCGCCTGGACTTATTATGGAAGTGTGGGCAGAGCCTCTCACCAGGGACTTGATTTTCTCACTACTTATCTAGGTCCGGTAATGCTGGCACCGTTATTCTGGATAGTGCTAAGAAAGATCATCAGGATAAGTAAAGTGCACCGAATTACCAATATGGCAGATTTTGTGGCTTCCAGATATGGAAAGAATGCTACTTTGGGTGCTATTATAACGGTTTTCTGCTTTTTGGGAGTGCTGCCATATATTTCTATTCAGCTAAAAGCGATTTCTAATAGTTATCTCATTCTTTCAGAGGGCTCTTCTAAAACATCTGGATATTTTCTAGATGATACTTCCTTCTATATTACAGTGGTGCTTGCCGTATTTACAATTCTTTTTGGAGCTAGAAATATAGATGCCAATCAGAAAAATGTAGGCCTAATTACCACCATAGCTTTTGAATCAGTATTTAAGCTATTGGCTTTTTTAGCACTTGGTTTATATGTTACGTTTGGTCTTTTTGACGGGTTTGGAAATATCTTCCAGCAGGCCGCCGATTTGGAGCAGTTTAATGCTTTGGTCACTATAGATGACTCACAATACGGCAGTTGGATGGCCTTGAATATTTTATCGGCCCTGGCTTTACTTTTCTTGCCGCGTCAGTTTCATGTGGCGGTGAAAGAAAATAGAAATGAAAATCATTTAAAAAAGGCACTATGGCTATTTCCACTGTATCTGCTATTGATTAATCTGTTTGTGATTCCGATAGCTCTGGGAGGCAAAATGATATTCCAGGATCAGAATGTTAATGCAGATACTTATGTGCTGGCCATTCCACTGGCGTATGATAATAACTTACTGGCACTGATTATTTTCTTAGGCGGCTTTTCCGCGGCTACTAGTATGATCATAGTATCTACCTCAGCTTTAAGTATTATGGTTAGTAATCATATTATTACGCCAAATCTCATTAAGAGCAGGCTGGTTTCTCAATATTTTAAAGGGAGGTTGGATCTCATTGTACTTCGCGGTAGGCAGATGATCATAATGGTGATGTTGTTTTTAGCCTATCTATATTTCAAGTTTGTGGGTGATAGTTTTTCCCTTGTTTCAATAGGATTAATATCTTTTGTGGCTGTGGCTCAGCTTGCCCCGGCTATTATTGGTGGCATCTACTGGAAAATGGCCAATAGAAAAGGAGCTCTGGTGGGGCTATTGGCAGGTTTTATGGTTTGGTTTTATATTTTGGTAGTTCCTACTATGGTGAGTCCTGGTATAATTACTGAGGATTTTGTTGAAAACGGACCTTTTCATTGGTCATGGTTGAGCCCACATGGTTTTCTCGGCCTAGATTCAATGGATTATATTGTTAGTGGATTTTTTTGGAGCATGTTTTTCAATGTTTCCTCCTTTCTAGTGGTTTCTACGCTCACCCATCGCTCTACGCAGGAAATCAACCAGGCAGAAATATTTGTAGACATTTTTAAATATTCTTCTAGCTATGAAAGCTCCATACTTTGGAAAGGGCGCGCCTTTATTTCAGATCTAAAAAGGTTGATATCACAGTTTTTAGGTGGGCCAAGAACTGAGAGGGCCTTTAGAAAATTTATGACTCAAAATAATATAGAAGAGAAGAGTGTGGAGGCAGATTATAGAATAGTCAATTACGCTGAAAAGCTGCTCTCCGGTGCTATCGGCTCTACATCTGCGCGGGTGCTAATGGCCTCAGTGGTGAAAGAAGAGAATGTAGTAGACATTAAGGAGGTGTTTGATATTCTTCGTGAAGCGCAGCAATATATATCATACAACAAGCAGTTAGAAATAAAATCTCAGCAGCTGGAAGAGGCGGGACAAAAGTTGAGGGAGGCCAATGAGAAACTGAAGGAGATGGATCATATAAAAGATGAGTTTATTTCTACCGTTACCCATGAAATGAGGACTCCTATAACATCCATTAGGGCCATGTCTGAAATTTTAAATGATCACCAGGATATATCTGATGACGAGCGTTCAGCTTTTCTCAATATTATTGTGGAAGAAACAAAACGCATGGAAAGGCTTATTAATCAGGTGCTTAACCTTGAAAAATTGGATTCTGGGGAGTTGAAAATGCCGCTGGATTATTTGAATCTGAATGAGGTGGTTGAAACTTCTCTTAGTTCTGTAAGTCAATGGGCGAAGGAAAAAAATATTGCTATGACCACATCATTTGATCCTAATCTATCTGCAATAAGGGGTAATAATGATGGTCTTACACAGGTGGTGCTTAACCTGCTTTCCAATGCTATTAAATATTGCAACCAGGAACAAGGTCAGGTAAATGTGATAACGTCAATGAAGGGAAATGAAGTGGAGCTGAAGGTGATTGATAACGGGCCGGGTATTCCGGTGGAGATGAGGAAATTGATTTTTGAGGCATTTTATCAGGCAAAAAGCCAAGAGAATGATAAGCCCGAGGGTAGTGGATTGGGTCTTACCATTTGTAAAAAGATAATTGATAAACATAATGGTAAGATTTGGGTGGATGATAACAAGCAGCCGGGTGCTGTAGTGGTATTGAGAGTGCCAGCAATTTAA